A genomic segment from Ptychodera flava strain L36383 chromosome 19, AS_Pfla_20210202, whole genome shotgun sequence encodes:
- the LOC139119123 gene encoding extracellular serine proteinase-like isoform X4: MVTVRRRWILFTVLHLSLALLETSALRGKRDTEAPLYHVTQNNEPPTARDEYIVRLRDDLSAEEIEELEQHIKSLMSDKEEGIQYHETLKNILKGFTAKVPADALNKIRWLEEVEYVEEDGEMQLDFKVPWNLDRIDQENLPLDSSFMPPLGDGTGVNVFVVDSGILYSHLEFNEERVKPFFDTFDDGRNGEDCHGHGTHVAGIIAGSTVGIAPGVTLYSARTFDCDGKGGTTSRIVSALDAITDANLPQSIVSMSFTGGKSVTLNEAIERMAEKGYIVIAAAGNEHKDACLNSPASATSAITVGATTQNDSFADFSNFGSCVNIQAPGKGILSAHCQSPNSYTKKDGTSMATPHVSGVAARLLEYDPEITRDGILTELVDAAGKNLIDMSVIPEEYRSDTPNYLLRVPSGYKTWRDDLRCGAGYLNKYSEPAECDPYSDNPCCGADNFCGSQPDDCTCATCADYRPDLCYNTCWWNGDGECDDGGPGAGYNGCDYGTDCTDCGPRPPL, translated from the exons ATGGTGACTGTGCGCAGACGATGGATATTGTTCACTGTTTTACATCTCTCGCTAGCCTTGCTCGAGACTTCAGCGTTACGCGGGAAACGGGACACCGAGGCACCTCTGTATCATGTAACACAAAATAACGAGCCCCCTACAGCACGCGATGAGTACATCGTCAGGCTCAGG GACGATTTATCAGCAGAGGAAATTGAGGAACTCGAACAGCACATAAAATCGCTTATGTCGGATAAGGAAGAAGGTATACAGTATCatgaaacactgaaaaatataCTAAAGGGCTTCACGGCTAAAGTACCTGCAGATGCTCTGAACAAA ATACGTTGGCTCGAAGAAGTGGAATACGTGGAGGAAGATGGGGAGATGCAGCTTGATTTTAAAGTTCCCTGGAATTTGGATAGAATCGATCAAGAAAACCTCCCCCTCGATTCATCATTTATGCCCCCTCTCG GCGATGGCACTGGAGTAAACGTTTTTGTTGTAGATTCTGGtattttatattcacatctcgaATTTAATGAAGAGAGAGTCAAACCGTTCTTCGACACTTTTGATGATGGACGTAAC GGAGAAGATTGTCACGGTCATGGCACACACGTTGCCGGCATCATCGCGGGGAGTACTGTTGGAATTGCACCGGGAGTCACGCTCTATTCCGCCAGGACATTCGATTGCGATGGGAAAGGCGGCACCACAAGTAGGATAGTCAGTG CTCTTGACGCTATCACCGACGCAAACCTGCCGCAAAGCATCGTATCGATGTCCTTCACTGGAGgcaagtctgtcaccctgaacGAAGCAATCGAACGAATGGCGGAAAAAGGTTACATTGTCATCGCCGCTGCAGGAAACGAGCACAAAGACGCTTGCCTGAACTCACCAGCCTCGGCAACTTCG GCTATCACAGTCGGTGCCACAACTCAGAACGACTCCTTCGCTGACTTCTCTAACTTCGGATCATGTGTCAACATTCAGGCACCTGGAAAGGGTATCTTGAGTGCTCATTGCCAAAGTCCAAATTCGTACACTAAAAAGGATGGGACTTCCATGGCAACCCCTCATGTATCAG gCGTTGCGGCTCGTCTTCTTGAATACGATCCGGAGATAACAAGAGATGGTATACTTACAGAACTTGTGGACGCCGCTGGGAAGAATCTGATTGATATGTCCGTTATACCAGAAGAGTATCGTTCAGATACGCCAAACTACCTTCTTCGCGTACCGTCAGGTTACA AGACATGGAGGGATGACCTTCGCTGCGGCGCAGGATACCTGAACAAGTATAGCGAACCCGCCGAATGCGACCCTTACAGCGACAATCCATGCTGTGGCGCAGATAACTTTTGTGGAAGCCAGCCGGATGATTGCACCTGTGCCACGTGTGCTGACTATAGACCAG ACCTATGTTACAACACGTGCTGGTGGAATGGTGACGGCGAGTGTGACGACGGTGGACCTGGAGCTGGCTACAATGGCTGTGATTATGGCACCGACTGCACGGACTGTGGACCCAGGCCTCCTCTATAA
- the LOC139119123 gene encoding extracellular serine proteinase-like isoform X1: protein MREALADFYILRSRHFGLASSIINMVTVRRRWILFTVLHLSLALLETSALRGKRDTEAPLYHVTQNNEPPTARDEYIVRLRDDLSAEEIEELEQHIKSLMSDKEEGIQYHETLKNILKGFTAKVPADALNKIRWLEEVEYVEEDGEMQLDFKVPWNLDRIDQENLPLDSSFMPPLGDGTGVNVFVVDSGILYSHLEFNEERVKPFFDTFDDGRNGEDCHGHGTHVAGIIAGSTVGIAPGVTLYSARTFDCDGKGGTTSRIVSALDAITDANLPQSIVSMSFTGGKSVTLNEAIERMAEKGYIVIAAAGNEHKDACLNSPASATSAITVGATTQNDSFADFSNFGSCVNIQAPGKGILSAHCQSPNSYTKKDGTSMATPHVSGVAARLLEYDPEITRDGILTELVDAAGKNLIDMSVIPEEYRSDTPNYLLRVPSGYKTWRDDLRCGAGYLNKYSEPAECDPYSDNPCCGADNFCGSQPDDCTCATCADYRPDLCYNTCWWNGDGECDDGGPGAGYNGCDYGTDCTDCGPRPPL, encoded by the exons ATGAGAGAAGCGTTAGCTGACTTCT ATATCCTGCGATCAAGACACTTTGGTTTGGCATCAAGTATCATAAACATGGTGACTGTGCGCAGACGATGGATATTGTTCACTGTTTTACATCTCTCGCTAGCCTTGCTCGAGACTTCAGCGTTACGCGGGAAACGGGACACCGAGGCACCTCTGTATCATGTAACACAAAATAACGAGCCCCCTACAGCACGCGATGAGTACATCGTCAGGCTCAGG GACGATTTATCAGCAGAGGAAATTGAGGAACTCGAACAGCACATAAAATCGCTTATGTCGGATAAGGAAGAAGGTATACAGTATCatgaaacactgaaaaatataCTAAAGGGCTTCACGGCTAAAGTACCTGCAGATGCTCTGAACAAA ATACGTTGGCTCGAAGAAGTGGAATACGTGGAGGAAGATGGGGAGATGCAGCTTGATTTTAAAGTTCCCTGGAATTTGGATAGAATCGATCAAGAAAACCTCCCCCTCGATTCATCATTTATGCCCCCTCTCG GCGATGGCACTGGAGTAAACGTTTTTGTTGTAGATTCTGGtattttatattcacatctcgaATTTAATGAAGAGAGAGTCAAACCGTTCTTCGACACTTTTGATGATGGACGTAAC GGAGAAGATTGTCACGGTCATGGCACACACGTTGCCGGCATCATCGCGGGGAGTACTGTTGGAATTGCACCGGGAGTCACGCTCTATTCCGCCAGGACATTCGATTGCGATGGGAAAGGCGGCACCACAAGTAGGATAGTCAGTG CTCTTGACGCTATCACCGACGCAAACCTGCCGCAAAGCATCGTATCGATGTCCTTCACTGGAGgcaagtctgtcaccctgaacGAAGCAATCGAACGAATGGCGGAAAAAGGTTACATTGTCATCGCCGCTGCAGGAAACGAGCACAAAGACGCTTGCCTGAACTCACCAGCCTCGGCAACTTCG GCTATCACAGTCGGTGCCACAACTCAGAACGACTCCTTCGCTGACTTCTCTAACTTCGGATCATGTGTCAACATTCAGGCACCTGGAAAGGGTATCTTGAGTGCTCATTGCCAAAGTCCAAATTCGTACACTAAAAAGGATGGGACTTCCATGGCAACCCCTCATGTATCAG gCGTTGCGGCTCGTCTTCTTGAATACGATCCGGAGATAACAAGAGATGGTATACTTACAGAACTTGTGGACGCCGCTGGGAAGAATCTGATTGATATGTCCGTTATACCAGAAGAGTATCGTTCAGATACGCCAAACTACCTTCTTCGCGTACCGTCAGGTTACA AGACATGGAGGGATGACCTTCGCTGCGGCGCAGGATACCTGAACAAGTATAGCGAACCCGCCGAATGCGACCCTTACAGCGACAATCCATGCTGTGGCGCAGATAACTTTTGTGGAAGCCAGCCGGATGATTGCACCTGTGCCACGTGTGCTGACTATAGACCAG ACCTATGTTACAACACGTGCTGGTGGAATGGTGACGGCGAGTGTGACGACGGTGGACCTGGAGCTGGCTACAATGGCTGTGATTATGGCACCGACTGCACGGACTGTGGACCCAGGCCTCCTCTATAA